In Zingiber officinale cultivar Zhangliang chromosome 8B, Zo_v1.1, whole genome shotgun sequence, a single genomic region encodes these proteins:
- the LOC122015990 gene encoding cyclin-A1-4-like isoform X1, which produces MNRRSSVSSSTSAAMASSKRTEAMEVSAKFTAARAAQGKKRVALRDISKQSNVLRGTPSLVGAKGANTNATRSISMVKKGSCTTYCDSRLSQTSSVLSASIKPNAIESSNKSSLPHSSVSKPAVVTWLVPCTALKSPNFSGDSVSSMSTCNSIQSPEFEYIDNGDSQATTSLERQANEDLIISEHVAVAESKSKSNGSMLMEVEVVEVDTNHNDPQFCTTLACDIYQNLQKSETKKRPSIDFMETIQKDITANMRSILIDWLVEVAEEYHLVPDTLYLSVNYLDRYLSGNEINRERLQLLGVACMLIAAKYEETCAPQVEDFCCMTDNTYSKDEVLRMESEVLNYLKFEMTVPTTKCFLRRFVHAAQGSNQVTTLFANGLFSFYIGTKSSLSYLFFQLPLLQLEFLASYVAELSLLDYSMLRYASSLVASSAVFLAKFILQPAKKPWNATLSHYTLYKPSDLADCVEALHRLVCTSAGNSLPAIREKYSQHKYKFVAKKYCPASIPSEFFQDNFQDITAKVQELSSVSA; this is translated from the exons ATGAATCGCCGGTCGTCCGTTTCGTCTTCTACGTCGGCAGCGATGGCCTCGTCGAAGAGAACAGAGGCGATGGAGGTTTCAGCCAAGTTTACGGCTGCCAGAGCGGCGCAGGGGAAGAAGAGGGTCGCTCTTCGGGATATCAGCAAACAGAGCAATGTGTTACGCGGTACTCCTAGCCTAGTAGGCGCTAAGGGGGCCAAT ACCAATGCTACAAGATCAATTTCAATGGTCAAGAAGGGGTCTTGCACTACTTATTGTGATTCAAGATTGAGTCAAACCTCTTCAGTTCTTTCAGCTTCTATCAAACCAAATGCTATTGAATCTAGCAACAAAAGTTCCCTGCCACACAGCAGTGTGTCTAAACCTGCAGTTGTTACCTGGCTAGTACCTTGCACTGCCCTCAAGTCACCTAACTTTTCTGGGGATTCTGTTTCATCAATGTCCACATGCAACTCAATTCAAAGCCCTGAATTTGAGTATATAGACAATGGAGATTCTCAGGCTACAACTTCTTTGGAGAGGCAAGCAAATGAGGATCTAATCATCTCTGAGCATGTAGCTGTAGCAG aGTCAAAATCAAAGAGTAATGGTTCTATGCTGATGGAAGTTGAAGTTGTGGAAGTTGATACAAACCACAATGATCCTCAGTTTTGCACTACACTTGCttgtgatatttaccaaaatttACAGAAATCTGAG ACTAAGAAAAGACCTTCAATAGATTTCATGGAAACAATTCAGAAGGATATAACTGCAAACATGCGCTCCATTCTGATAGATTGGCTTGTAGAG GTTGCAGAAGAGTATCATCTCGTCCCTGATACACTATATCTCTCTGTTAATTACCTTGACAGATATCTTTCTGGAAATGAAATAAACCGAGAACGATTGCAACTTCTTGGTGTTGCGTGTATGCTAATTGCAGC AAAATATGAGGAGACATGTGCCCCGCAAGTGGAAGATTTCTGCTGTATGACTGACAATACATACTCAAAGGATGAG GTTTTGCGAATGGAATCGGAAGTGTTGAATTACTTGAAATTTGAAATGACAGTTCCGACTACCAAGTGCTTCTTGAG GAGATTTGTTCATGCTGCTCAAGGATCCAATCAGGTAACTACATTGTTTGCGAATGGTCTTTTTAGTTTCTACATCGGAACGAAGAGTTCATTGTCATATTTGTTTTTCCAGCTGCCTCTATTGCAACTTGAGTTTCTTGCCAGTTATGTTGCAGAGCTCTCATTACTCGACTACTCTATGCTTCGCTATGCCTCATCACTGGTAGCATCTTCTGCTGTCTTTTTGGCCAAGTTCATATTGCAACCAGCGAAAAAACCTTGG AACGCCACGCTGAGCCATTACACGCTATACAAACCTTCGGACCTTGCAGACTGTGTCGAGGCATTACACCGACTAGTCTGCACTAGTGCAGGGAACAGCTTGCCTGCTATTAGAGAAAAGtacagtcagcacaag TATAAGTTTGTTGCCAAGAAGTACTGCCCTGCTTCCATCCCTTCAGAGTTCTTCCAAGATAACTTTCAAGACATCACAGCCAAAGTCCAGGAATTGAGTTCAGTCTCTGCGTGA
- the LOC122015990 gene encoding cyclin-A1-4-like isoform X2 has protein sequence MNRRSSVSSSTSAAMASSKRTEAMEVSAKFTAARAAQGKKRVALRDISKQSNVLRGTPSLVGAKGANTNATRSISMVKKGSCTTYCDSRLSQTSSVLSASIKPNAIESSNKSSLPHSSVSKPAVVTWLVPCTALKSPNFSGDSVSSMSTCNSIQSPEFEYIDNGDSQATTSLERQANEDLIISEHVAVAESKSKSNGSMLMEVEVVEVDTNHNDPQFCTTLACDIYQNLQKSETKKRPSIDFMETIQKDITANMRSILIDWLVEVAEEYHLVPDTLYLSVNYLDRYLSGNEINRERLQLLGVACMLIAAKYEETCAPQVEDFCCMTDNTYSKDEVLRMESEVLNYLKFEMTVPTTKCFLRRFVHAAQGSNQLPLLQLEFLASYVAELSLLDYSMLRYASSLVASSAVFLAKFILQPAKKPWNATLSHYTLYKPSDLADCVEALHRLVCTSAGNSLPAIREKYSQHKYKFVAKKYCPASIPSEFFQDNFQDITAKVQELSSVSA, from the exons ATGAATCGCCGGTCGTCCGTTTCGTCTTCTACGTCGGCAGCGATGGCCTCGTCGAAGAGAACAGAGGCGATGGAGGTTTCAGCCAAGTTTACGGCTGCCAGAGCGGCGCAGGGGAAGAAGAGGGTCGCTCTTCGGGATATCAGCAAACAGAGCAATGTGTTACGCGGTACTCCTAGCCTAGTAGGCGCTAAGGGGGCCAAT ACCAATGCTACAAGATCAATTTCAATGGTCAAGAAGGGGTCTTGCACTACTTATTGTGATTCAAGATTGAGTCAAACCTCTTCAGTTCTTTCAGCTTCTATCAAACCAAATGCTATTGAATCTAGCAACAAAAGTTCCCTGCCACACAGCAGTGTGTCTAAACCTGCAGTTGTTACCTGGCTAGTACCTTGCACTGCCCTCAAGTCACCTAACTTTTCTGGGGATTCTGTTTCATCAATGTCCACATGCAACTCAATTCAAAGCCCTGAATTTGAGTATATAGACAATGGAGATTCTCAGGCTACAACTTCTTTGGAGAGGCAAGCAAATGAGGATCTAATCATCTCTGAGCATGTAGCTGTAGCAG aGTCAAAATCAAAGAGTAATGGTTCTATGCTGATGGAAGTTGAAGTTGTGGAAGTTGATACAAACCACAATGATCCTCAGTTTTGCACTACACTTGCttgtgatatttaccaaaatttACAGAAATCTGAG ACTAAGAAAAGACCTTCAATAGATTTCATGGAAACAATTCAGAAGGATATAACTGCAAACATGCGCTCCATTCTGATAGATTGGCTTGTAGAG GTTGCAGAAGAGTATCATCTCGTCCCTGATACACTATATCTCTCTGTTAATTACCTTGACAGATATCTTTCTGGAAATGAAATAAACCGAGAACGATTGCAACTTCTTGGTGTTGCGTGTATGCTAATTGCAGC AAAATATGAGGAGACATGTGCCCCGCAAGTGGAAGATTTCTGCTGTATGACTGACAATACATACTCAAAGGATGAG GTTTTGCGAATGGAATCGGAAGTGTTGAATTACTTGAAATTTGAAATGACAGTTCCGACTACCAAGTGCTTCTTGAG GAGATTTGTTCATGCTGCTCAAGGATCCAATCAG CTGCCTCTATTGCAACTTGAGTTTCTTGCCAGTTATGTTGCAGAGCTCTCATTACTCGACTACTCTATGCTTCGCTATGCCTCATCACTGGTAGCATCTTCTGCTGTCTTTTTGGCCAAGTTCATATTGCAACCAGCGAAAAAACCTTGG AACGCCACGCTGAGCCATTACACGCTATACAAACCTTCGGACCTTGCAGACTGTGTCGAGGCATTACACCGACTAGTCTGCACTAGTGCAGGGAACAGCTTGCCTGCTATTAGAGAAAAGtacagtcagcacaag TATAAGTTTGTTGCCAAGAAGTACTGCCCTGCTTCCATCCCTTCAGAGTTCTTCCAAGATAACTTTCAAGACATCACAGCCAAAGTCCAGGAATTGAGTTCAGTCTCTGCGTGA
- the LOC122015990 gene encoding cyclin-A1-1-like isoform X3, protein MNRRSSVSSSTSAAMASSKRTEAMEVSAKFTAARAAQGKKRVALRDISKQSNVLRGTPSLVGAKGANTNATRSISMVKKGSCTTYCDSRLSQTSSVLSASIKPNAIESSNKSSLPHSSVSKPAVVTWLVPCTALKSPNFSGDSVSSMSTCNSIQSPEFEYIDNGDSQATTSLERQANEDLIISEHVAVAESKSKSNGSMLMEVEVVEVDTNHNDPQFCTTLACDIYQNLQKSETKKRPSIDFMETIQKDITANMRSILIDWLVEVAEEYHLVPDTLYLSVNYLDRYLSGNEINRERLQLLGVACMLIAAKYEETCAPQVEDFCCMTDNTYSKDEVLRMESEVLNYLKFEMTVPTTKCFLRRFVHAAQGSNQLCCRALITRLLYASLCLITGSIFCCLFGQVHIATSEKTLERHAEPLHAIQTFGPCRLCRGITPTSLH, encoded by the exons ATGAATCGCCGGTCGTCCGTTTCGTCTTCTACGTCGGCAGCGATGGCCTCGTCGAAGAGAACAGAGGCGATGGAGGTTTCAGCCAAGTTTACGGCTGCCAGAGCGGCGCAGGGGAAGAAGAGGGTCGCTCTTCGGGATATCAGCAAACAGAGCAATGTGTTACGCGGTACTCCTAGCCTAGTAGGCGCTAAGGGGGCCAAT ACCAATGCTACAAGATCAATTTCAATGGTCAAGAAGGGGTCTTGCACTACTTATTGTGATTCAAGATTGAGTCAAACCTCTTCAGTTCTTTCAGCTTCTATCAAACCAAATGCTATTGAATCTAGCAACAAAAGTTCCCTGCCACACAGCAGTGTGTCTAAACCTGCAGTTGTTACCTGGCTAGTACCTTGCACTGCCCTCAAGTCACCTAACTTTTCTGGGGATTCTGTTTCATCAATGTCCACATGCAACTCAATTCAAAGCCCTGAATTTGAGTATATAGACAATGGAGATTCTCAGGCTACAACTTCTTTGGAGAGGCAAGCAAATGAGGATCTAATCATCTCTGAGCATGTAGCTGTAGCAG aGTCAAAATCAAAGAGTAATGGTTCTATGCTGATGGAAGTTGAAGTTGTGGAAGTTGATACAAACCACAATGATCCTCAGTTTTGCACTACACTTGCttgtgatatttaccaaaatttACAGAAATCTGAG ACTAAGAAAAGACCTTCAATAGATTTCATGGAAACAATTCAGAAGGATATAACTGCAAACATGCGCTCCATTCTGATAGATTGGCTTGTAGAG GTTGCAGAAGAGTATCATCTCGTCCCTGATACACTATATCTCTCTGTTAATTACCTTGACAGATATCTTTCTGGAAATGAAATAAACCGAGAACGATTGCAACTTCTTGGTGTTGCGTGTATGCTAATTGCAGC AAAATATGAGGAGACATGTGCCCCGCAAGTGGAAGATTTCTGCTGTATGACTGACAATACATACTCAAAGGATGAG GTTTTGCGAATGGAATCGGAAGTGTTGAATTACTTGAAATTTGAAATGACAGTTCCGACTACCAAGTGCTTCTTGAG GAGATTTGTTCATGCTGCTCAAGGATCCAATCAG TTATGTTGCAGAGCTCTCATTACTCGACTACTCTATGCTTCGCTATGCCTCATCACTGGTAGCATCTTCTGCTGTCTTTTTGGCCAAGTTCATATTGCAACCAGCGAAAAAACCTTGG AACGCCACGCTGAGCCATTACACGCTATACAAACCTTCGGACCTTGCAGACTGTGTCGAGGCATTACACCGACTAGTCTGCACTAG
- the LOC122015991 gene encoding sulfoquinovosyl transferase SQD2-like isoform X1: MIMEEIKEALVGEEEMPPLLQDLEADAKPRRIALFVEPSPFNYISGYKNRFQNFIKNLREMGDEVIVVTNHQGVPQEFHGAKIIGSRSFPCPLYNNVPLSLALSPRIISEVAKFKPDIIHASSPGIMVFGALAIAKMLCVPIVMSYHTHIPKYIPRYTWGWFVEPMWMVIRFLHRAADLTLVPSAAISKDLIAANVTEGLNLLGFQASQVLLSSITLLLLSFLIAHKLRLWNKGIDSKSFHPRYRSHEMRARLSNGETEKPLLIHVGRIGKEKNLDFLKRVMDRLSGVRIAIVGDGPYRSELEKMFAGVPAVFTGMLQGEELSQAYASGDVFVMPSESETLGQVVLEAMSSGTPVVAARAGGIPDIIPEEHEGKTSFLFSPGDVDDCLSKVQRLISCDEVREAMATAAWEEMQKHDWGEATRVIRNENYNAAIWFWRKNESHIIGPLQAFARWVFGSPQNNHSSEPLNY, translated from the exons ATGATTATGGAGGAGATCAAGGAGGCTCTGGTGGGGGAGGAGGAAATGCCTCCTCTGCTGCAGGATTTGGAGGCCGACGCCAAGCCTCGTCGCATTGCTCTCTTCGTCGAGCCCTCTCCGTTCAA TTACATCTCTGGATATAAGAACCGTTTTcagaattttatcaaaaatttgcgTGAAATGGGAGATGAG GTAATTGTTGTAACAAATCATCAAGGTGTGCCTCAAGAGTTTCACGGTGCAAAAATTATTGGTTCAAGAAG CTTTCCGTGCCCATTGTACAACAATGTTCCTCTTTCACTGGCACTTAGCCCGAGAATAATTTCAGAAGTTGCAAAGTTCAAGCCAGATATTATCCATGCATCTTCACCAGGAATCATG GTATTTGGTGCTTTGGCAATCGCCAAGATGCTCTGCGTCCCTATAGTAATGTCGTACCATACTCATATTCCAAA ATACATACCGAGGTATACATGGGGCTGGTTCGTAGAGCCAATGTGGATGGTAATAA GGTTCCTTCATAGAGCAGCTGATCTTACTTTAGTACCTTCAGCTGCCATTAGCAAAGATCTCATTGCTGCTAATGTAACAGAAGGTTTGAACTTACTCGGTTTTCAAGCTTCTCAAGTTTTGTTATCCTCCATCACTTTGCTATTGCTTTCTTTTCTCATAGCTCATAAGCTACGCCTTTGGAATAAGGGTATTGACTCCAAAAGCTTCCATCCTCGTTATCGCAGCCATGAAATGCGTGCAAGGCTCAG TAATGGTGAAACAGAGAAACCATTGTTAATCCATGTCGGACGCATAGGAAAAGAAAAGAACTTGGATTTTCTCAAAAG GGTTATGGACAGGCTTTCAGGAGTAAGAATTGCTATTGTAGGAGATGGGCCATACAG GTCTGAATTAGAGAAGATGTTCGCCGGCGTGCCTGCCGTGTTCACCGGCATGCTCCAAGGGGAGGAGCTCTCTCAGGCGTACGCCAGCGGCGATGTGTTTGTGATGCCGTCGGAGTCTGAGACCCTCGGCCAAGTCGTGCTGGAGGCAATGTCCTCCGGCACGCCGGTCGTCGCGGCCCGTGCCGGGGGGATCCCCGACATCATACCGGAGGAGCATGAAGGGAAAACGAGCTTCCTCTTCTCCCCGGGCGACGTGGACGATTGCCTGAGCAAGGTCCAGCGACTGATCTCCTGCGACGAGGTCAGAGAAGCCATGGCGACGGCCGCCTGGGAAGAGATGCAGAAGCACGATTGGGGGGAGGCTACGCGAGTGATTCGCAACGAGAATTACAACGCGGCGATCTGGTTCTGGAGGAAGAACGAGTCACACATCATCGGCCCATTGCAGGCATTTGCGAGATGGGTCTTTGGGTCACCTCAAAACAACCACAGCTCTGAACCATTGAATtattag
- the LOC122015991 gene encoding sulfoquinovosyl transferase SQD2-like isoform X2: protein MIMEEIKEALVGEEEMPPLLQDLEADAKPRRIALFVEPSPFNYISGYKNRFQNFIKNLREMGDEVIVVTNHQGVPQEFHGAKIIGSRSFPCPLYNNVPLSLALSPRIISEVAKFKPDIIHASSPGIMVFGALAIAKMLCVPIVMSYHTHIPKYIPRYTWGWFVEPMWMVIRFLHRAADLTLVPSAAISKDLIAANVTEAHKLRLWNKGIDSKSFHPRYRSHEMRARLSNGETEKPLLIHVGRIGKEKNLDFLKRVMDRLSGVRIAIVGDGPYRSELEKMFAGVPAVFTGMLQGEELSQAYASGDVFVMPSESETLGQVVLEAMSSGTPVVAARAGGIPDIIPEEHEGKTSFLFSPGDVDDCLSKVQRLISCDEVREAMATAAWEEMQKHDWGEATRVIRNENYNAAIWFWRKNESHIIGPLQAFARWVFGSPQNNHSSEPLNY, encoded by the exons ATGATTATGGAGGAGATCAAGGAGGCTCTGGTGGGGGAGGAGGAAATGCCTCCTCTGCTGCAGGATTTGGAGGCCGACGCCAAGCCTCGTCGCATTGCTCTCTTCGTCGAGCCCTCTCCGTTCAA TTACATCTCTGGATATAAGAACCGTTTTcagaattttatcaaaaatttgcgTGAAATGGGAGATGAG GTAATTGTTGTAACAAATCATCAAGGTGTGCCTCAAGAGTTTCACGGTGCAAAAATTATTGGTTCAAGAAG CTTTCCGTGCCCATTGTACAACAATGTTCCTCTTTCACTGGCACTTAGCCCGAGAATAATTTCAGAAGTTGCAAAGTTCAAGCCAGATATTATCCATGCATCTTCACCAGGAATCATG GTATTTGGTGCTTTGGCAATCGCCAAGATGCTCTGCGTCCCTATAGTAATGTCGTACCATACTCATATTCCAAA ATACATACCGAGGTATACATGGGGCTGGTTCGTAGAGCCAATGTGGATGGTAATAA GGTTCCTTCATAGAGCAGCTGATCTTACTTTAGTACCTTCAGCTGCCATTAGCAAAGATCTCATTGCTGCTAATGTAACAGAAG CTCATAAGCTACGCCTTTGGAATAAGGGTATTGACTCCAAAAGCTTCCATCCTCGTTATCGCAGCCATGAAATGCGTGCAAGGCTCAG TAATGGTGAAACAGAGAAACCATTGTTAATCCATGTCGGACGCATAGGAAAAGAAAAGAACTTGGATTTTCTCAAAAG GGTTATGGACAGGCTTTCAGGAGTAAGAATTGCTATTGTAGGAGATGGGCCATACAG GTCTGAATTAGAGAAGATGTTCGCCGGCGTGCCTGCCGTGTTCACCGGCATGCTCCAAGGGGAGGAGCTCTCTCAGGCGTACGCCAGCGGCGATGTGTTTGTGATGCCGTCGGAGTCTGAGACCCTCGGCCAAGTCGTGCTGGAGGCAATGTCCTCCGGCACGCCGGTCGTCGCGGCCCGTGCCGGGGGGATCCCCGACATCATACCGGAGGAGCATGAAGGGAAAACGAGCTTCCTCTTCTCCCCGGGCGACGTGGACGATTGCCTGAGCAAGGTCCAGCGACTGATCTCCTGCGACGAGGTCAGAGAAGCCATGGCGACGGCCGCCTGGGAAGAGATGCAGAAGCACGATTGGGGGGAGGCTACGCGAGTGATTCGCAACGAGAATTACAACGCGGCGATCTGGTTCTGGAGGAAGAACGAGTCACACATCATCGGCCCATTGCAGGCATTTGCGAGATGGGTCTTTGGGTCACCTCAAAACAACCACAGCTCTGAACCATTGAATtattag
- the LOC122015942 gene encoding uncharacterized protein LOC122015942: MEGAKERKEVASAENKAAPPQEEATELPTESSPYVTYKDLEDYKMKGYGAAGHRQPVDKPGGGGGTDAPTLAGKDLSATAADR; the protein is encoded by the coding sequence ATGGAGGGTgcgaaggagaggaaggaggtGGCGTCGGCCGAAAATAAGGCGGCTCCGCCGCAGGAGGAGGCGACGGAGCTGCCGACGGAGAGCAGCCCGTACGTGACGTACAAAGACTTGGAGGACTACAAGATGAAAGGCTACGGCGCGGCCGGCCACCGGCAGCCCGTCGACAAGCCAGGCGGAGGAGGCGGCACCGACGCCCCCACGCTCGCCGGGAAAGATCTCTCTGCCACCGCTGCCGACCGCTAA
- the LOC122015941 gene encoding Bowman-Birk type trypsin inhibitor-like isoform X2 yields the protein MKHNLAVLVMLLSAAAAAATAATLPELKGAAAEQAIRVRRTWPCCDRCGGCATGSDAPECQCHDLVRRCHPSCRSCVRSPLSVEPPLFYCSDRIPGYCQRRCNSGDSLQIH from the exons ATGAAGCACAATCTAGCGGTTCTCGTCATGCTACTCTCTGCTGCGGCCGCGGCCGCCACCGCCGCCACCCTCCCGGAGCTCAAAG GGGCGGCGGCGGAGCAGGCCATAAGAGTCCGGCGAACGTGGCCGTGCTGCGACCGCTGTGGCGGGTGCGCCACCGGTTCCGACGCGCCGGAGTGCCAGTGCCACGACCTGGTGCGGCGGTGCCACCCCTCGTGCCGGAGCTGCGTCCGGTCGCCTCTCAGCGTGGAACCTCCCCTGTTCTACTGCTCCGACCGCATCCCCGGCTACTGCCAGCGCCGGTGCAACTCCGGCGACAGCTTGCAGATCCACTGA
- the LOC122015941 gene encoding Bowman-Birk type trypsin inhibitor-like isoform X1 produces the protein MKHNLAVLVMLLSAAAAAATAATLPELKGHETGAAAEQAIRVRRTWPCCDRCGGCATGSDAPECQCHDLVRRCHPSCRSCVRSPLSVEPPLFYCSDRIPGYCQRRCNSGDSLQIH, from the exons ATGAAGCACAATCTAGCGGTTCTCGTCATGCTACTCTCTGCTGCGGCCGCGGCCGCCACCGCCGCCACCCTCCCGGAGCTCAAAG GGCATGAAACAGGGGCGGCGGCGGAGCAGGCCATAAGAGTCCGGCGAACGTGGCCGTGCTGCGACCGCTGTGGCGGGTGCGCCACCGGTTCCGACGCGCCGGAGTGCCAGTGCCACGACCTGGTGCGGCGGTGCCACCCCTCGTGCCGGAGCTGCGTCCGGTCGCCTCTCAGCGTGGAACCTCCCCTGTTCTACTGCTCCGACCGCATCCCCGGCTACTGCCAGCGCCGGTGCAACTCCGGCGACAGCTTGCAGATCCACTGA